In the genome of Spirochaetia bacterium, one region contains:
- a CDS encoding class I SAM-dependent rRNA methyltransferase translates to MNTIQIKSGKEKQLVTHHPWVFSGAIESQEGTQPGVCKVLKSDGSFLAWGWWDEKSHIPVHLLSWNETDQIDDNWWKHTVAASVLRRRSFFDSDGSTTAFRIIFSEADMLPGIVADVYGTTIRIVISARVGWDQKDKVVETLDKMLHPHLMVITTDHNFLSIEGLKDTTSYYSNGQYFTPESRLEAISFKEDGLVYETIPGGGQKSDFYCDQRDNRKKIEKYCKGKNVLDGFSYTGGFTLHALRAEAQSVYSLDSSEPALHGLLRNIHLNEDKGTLPEGSRQRCTTKCCNVFEEMRNITKDQFDVMVLDPPKLAKTKGQAEKAARAYKDLNRLAMEKIRDNGIIATFSCSSAIDAAMLRTILAWASIDARCEVQVLEILSAGSDHPVRLSFPESEYLCGYILRVLKH, encoded by the coding sequence ATGAACACGATACAGATAAAGAGTGGAAAAGAGAAACAACTGGTTACCCATCATCCATGGGTATTTTCAGGTGCCATAGAATCCCAGGAAGGGACCCAGCCAGGTGTCTGCAAGGTCCTGAAAAGTGACGGTTCTTTCCTTGCCTGGGGCTGGTGGGATGAAAAATCACATATTCCGGTTCACCTACTCAGTTGGAACGAAACAGATCAGATTGATGACAACTGGTGGAAACATACAGTGGCAGCAAGCGTACTGCGAAGAAGAAGTTTCTTTGATAGCGACGGAAGTACTACCGCCTTCAGGATTATCTTCTCAGAAGCAGACATGCTGCCAGGAATCGTTGCAGATGTCTATGGTACGACCATCAGAATTGTCATAAGTGCACGGGTCGGCTGGGACCAGAAAGACAAAGTGGTGGAAACACTGGATAAAATGCTTCACCCGCATCTTATGGTCATTACTACCGACCACAACTTTCTGTCCATCGAAGGGCTGAAGGATACGACATCGTACTACAGCAACGGACAGTATTTTACCCCGGAATCCCGCTTAGAGGCAATTTCCTTCAAGGAAGACGGTCTGGTATATGAAACCATTCCAGGAGGAGGGCAAAAAAGTGATTTTTACTGCGACCAAAGGGACAACAGGAAAAAAATAGAAAAATACTGCAAGGGGAAAAACGTACTTGATGGTTTTTCCTATACAGGCGGTTTTACCCTTCATGCACTGAGAGCCGAAGCACAGTCGGTCTACAGCCTTGACAGTTCGGAACCTGCCTTGCACGGACTATTGCGCAACATACATCTCAATGAGGACAAAGGCACGCTCCCTGAAGGTTCCAGACAGCGCTGTACGACAAAATGCTGCAATGTCTTCGAAGAGATGCGAAACATCACAAAGGACCAGTTTGATGTCATGGTCCTTGACCCACCGAAGCTTGCCAAGACAAAAGGACAGGCCGAAAAGGCAGCAAGGGCATACAAGGATCTCAACCGCCTTGCAATGGAAAAGATCAGGGACAATGGTATCATTGCGACTTTCTCCTGCTCCAGTGCAATCGACGCAGCAATGCTGCGGACAATCCTCGCATGGGCAAGCATCGATGCCCGCTGTGAAGTCCAGGTCCTTGAAATACTTTCTGCAGGATCTGATCATCCTGTCAGATTATCATTCCCCGAAAGCGAATACCTATGCGGATATATACTCCGGGTACTGAAGCACTGA
- a CDS encoding ABC transporter substrate-binding protein, giving the protein MKNLRSTVLALGITALLLVSCAKGQTENTATQATSTQATDATPAATATTTAPATATSQASPATSNDKIGQPFANTVKITVMNSKPEIEDALEAGAKAFGSEYNVSIEIYETDSPGNTLAERYAAGDAPTIGIMDIANIRDLAAEKLVDLSDQPWADVGGRTMGAVRDGKIYGMPLTVEGMCLIYNKTAIEKTTGHAFDPTKYTSLDAFSSLLKELQAGGMKYPMVLNAEDWSIGQKGYQFVYDYQDGTAAGAISFLKNVHDGKTSFSENTVFNKVYDAFDLFIADNINHEDPLAADYDLNANYVADGEAAFWLNGTWAWPDFAPYAQEGSEYGICAFPLNDEPATQGKVVAGATKFAAVDKIDASEDQQKAAEMFLNWLVFSDEGQDTLVNKCGIVTAFKNIKLQPNNPFNIGLKHYIDEGMVIDGATYMPSDHRSLLAANMQAYMVGKMTRADIASKLDAYWKSHTPTE; this is encoded by the coding sequence ATGAAAAACTTACGTTCTACTGTACTTGCATTGGGCATAACGGCACTGCTGTTGGTCTCATGTGCAAAAGGACAGACAGAAAACACTGCCACACAGGCAACTTCAACGCAAGCGACTGATGCTACACCTGCTGCAACGGCAACGACCACTGCTCCAGCAACGGCAACCTCCCAAGCATCACCCGCAACTTCGAATGACAAAATCGGACAACCTTTTGCCAATACGGTCAAGATTACCGTCATGAACTCGAAACCTGAAATCGAAGATGCTCTTGAAGCAGGCGCGAAGGCCTTTGGCAGTGAGTATAATGTCTCAATCGAAATCTATGAGACAGACTCTCCGGGCAATACACTTGCAGAAAGATATGCAGCCGGAGATGCGCCGACAATAGGCATCATGGATATAGCAAACATCCGCGACCTTGCGGCTGAAAAGCTTGTTGATCTGTCAGACCAACCATGGGCCGATGTCGGAGGCAGAACCATGGGAGCTGTCCGTGATGGAAAAATCTACGGCATGCCGCTTACTGTCGAAGGCATGTGCCTGATTTACAATAAGACTGCAATTGAAAAAACAACAGGACATGCATTTGATCCTACGAAGTACACTTCCCTTGATGCATTTTCTTCTCTGTTGAAAGAACTGCAGGCCGGTGGCATGAAATATCCAATGGTCCTGAATGCTGAAGATTGGTCAATCGGACAGAAAGGTTATCAGTTTGTCTATGACTATCAGGATGGTACGGCGGCAGGTGCCATTTCATTCCTCAAGAACGTACATGACGGCAAGACATCCTTCAGTGAAAATACAGTCTTCAACAAAGTCTATGATGCCTTTGACCTGTTCATTGCGGATAATATCAACCATGAGGATCCCTTGGCTGCAGATTACGATCTGAATGCAAACTATGTGGCAGACGGCGAAGCCGCCTTCTGGCTCAATGGTACATGGGCATGGCCTGATTTTGCTCCATATGCACAGGAAGGTTCCGAATATGGCATCTGTGCCTTCCCACTCAACGACGAGCCGGCAACCCAAGGCAAAGTAGTCGCAGGAGCAACAAAATTTGCAGCAGTTGACAAAATCGATGCATCAGAGGACCAGCAGAAAGCTGCTGAAATGTTCTTGAATTGGCTTGTATTCTCAGATGAAGGGCAGGATACTTTGGTCAACAAATGTGGTATCGTCACTGCATTCAAAAACATCAAGCTGCAGCCAAACAATCCGTTCAATATAGGTCTCAAGCATTACATTGACGAAGGCATGGTCATTGATGGCGCAACCTATATGCCTTCAGACCACAGGAGCCTTCTGGCAGCCAACATGCAGGCCTATATGGTAGGAAAGATGACCAGGGCAGATATCGCCTCAAAACTTGATGCTTACTGGAAATCTCACACACCGACCGAATAA
- a CDS encoding sugar ABC transporter permease, whose amino-acid sequence MNQKMSNGKKTFLFLSFAGPSVLFFILAFVFPLIYGVYLTFTDWNGLSSTVNFVGLANYKVVLHDASFWKSLSLTVGYSLVSVLTINLVAFGLAYLLTSGIKGQNFLRAGFFTPNLIGGLILGYVWQFIFSRVLVPFYKFLPVALLQKSWLSSPHTAMAAMIIVTTWQYSGYMLLIYIAGFVGIPSDLIEAAKIDGANEHRITRSIRLPLMVPSIVISLFISITRTFKVYDLNLSLTAGGPYDSTKLAAMHIFTKAFEEQKYGIGQAEALVMFIVMAAIALTQTYIGKKRELEM is encoded by the coding sequence ATGAATCAAAAAATGAGCAATGGGAAAAAAACATTCCTGTTCCTGTCTTTTGCAGGTCCATCGGTACTGTTTTTTATACTCGCCTTTGTCTTTCCTCTCATCTATGGTGTCTATCTGACATTCACAGATTGGAACGGCCTTTCAAGCACAGTCAACTTCGTCGGACTTGCAAACTACAAAGTAGTATTGCATGACGCTTCATTCTGGAAATCACTTTCACTGACAGTCGGCTACTCACTGGTTTCCGTTCTGACGATAAATCTGGTTGCCTTCGGCCTCGCCTATCTTTTGACCAGCGGCATAAAGGGACAGAATTTCCTGAGAGCCGGTTTTTTTACCCCGAATCTGATCGGCGGGCTGATCCTTGGATACGTCTGGCAGTTCATCTTCAGCAGGGTATTGGTCCCATTTTATAAATTCCTGCCTGTCGCACTACTCCAGAAATCATGGCTTTCATCGCCACATACGGCCATGGCTGCAATGATCATAGTCACGACCTGGCAATACTCCGGCTACATGCTGCTGATTTATATTGCAGGCTTCGTAGGAATTCCTTCAGATTTGATTGAAGCCGCTAAGATTGACGGAGCAAATGAGCACAGGATAACACGAAGCATACGCTTGCCACTGATGGTACCCTCCATCGTCATAAGCCTTTTCATTTCCATCACAAGGACGTTCAAGGTATATGACCTGAACCTTTCACTGACAGCAGGCGGTCCTTATGATTCAACGAAACTGGCTGCAATGCATATATTTACCAAAGCATTCGAAGAACAGAAATATGGAATCGGACAGGCAGAAGCCCTAGTCATGTTCATTGTCATGGCGGCCATTGCTTTGACGCAGACTTACATTGGTAAGAAACGTGAATTGGAGATGTAA
- a CDS encoding carbohydrate ABC transporter permease, with the protein MKNPYRYSQKISTGSKVKTILASFLLILYLVPFALVAINSLKQKINIVRFPLELVDPKGPQWINYKHAIEEMAFFRSFGNSFIITSCSVVLLLVFSAMAAYIFVRASEWKACKISFALLLASMAVPFQVVMIPLISIYGGIFGILNSKTTLILMNFGFGTGLCIFMCDGFIKTSVPIALEEAATIDGCSYHGIFFRIVLPLMKPILSTIAILQILGFWNDYLLPSLVLGKKRLYTLPLAIRTFYGTFTNDYGNIMAGLMLSIIPIIIVYIFLQKYIIGGVIAGAVKS; encoded by the coding sequence ATGAAAAATCCTTATCGTTACAGTCAGAAAATATCCACCGGTAGCAAGGTAAAAACCATCTTGGCTTCCTTTCTGCTGATTCTCTATCTTGTTCCCTTTGCCCTTGTTGCTATAAATTCACTGAAACAGAAAATAAATATAGTCAGGTTTCCACTGGAACTGGTTGACCCCAAAGGCCCCCAATGGATCAACTATAAACATGCAATAGAAGAAATGGCTTTCTTCCGGTCATTTGGAAACAGTTTCATCATTACAAGCTGCAGTGTAGTCCTACTGCTGGTCTTTTCCGCAATGGCAGCTTATATTTTCGTCCGTGCTTCAGAGTGGAAAGCCTGTAAAATCAGTTTTGCCCTGCTGCTGGCATCCATGGCTGTTCCATTCCAAGTCGTCATGATTCCACTTATCTCCATATATGGAGGTATCTTCGGTATTCTCAATTCAAAAACCACTCTGATATTGATGAACTTTGGCTTTGGGACGGGCCTATGCATATTCATGTGTGATGGTTTCATAAAGACAAGCGTCCCCATTGCACTGGAAGAGGCTGCAACAATTGACGGCTGTTCCTATCATGGCATCTTTTTCAGGATTGTCCTGCCATTGATGAAGCCTATTCTTTCCACGATAGCCATACTCCAAATCCTTGGATTCTGGAACGATTACCTGCTTCCTTCCCTCGTACTCGGGAAAAAGCGTCTGTATACCCTTCCTTTGGCAATCAGGACTTTCTATGGAACGTTTACGAATGACTATGGGAACATCATGGCAGGTCTGATGCTATCAATCATTCCTATCATCATCGTGTACATTTTTCTACAAAAATATATCATCGGTGGTGTTATTGCCGGCGCAGTAAAATCATAA
- a CDS encoding LacI family transcriptional regulator: protein MATIKDVAKEAGVSTATVSRVLNKRSPLSPDAIKNVRLAMEKLNYHPNAVARSLVKGNNNCIGIMLPDLIMPFWTQMAHELEHAAAKHGYSIIVTSAPGNATDYIREYEYLTRNIPNGIITSYIKDTEDYLHKSMTPTVIIGNADCPPSVSSNDKQGGLLATRHLIAKGCKNLIHISGELEISKSANDRSFSFIQECERKHIKYKIYQVTEAQQKMLDFAGVISDIFFENNDFDGIFTSNDILATYCISTALSLGYRIPEDIRIIGYDDILVSALIYPSLSTIRQNYQKLAETAVETLIAVIEGKKVPPKQIIPVELIERKST, encoded by the coding sequence ATGGCAACAATCAAGGATGTCGCAAAGGAAGCCGGGGTTTCTACGGCAACAGTCTCAAGGGTACTTAACAAACGGAGCCCATTGAGTCCAGATGCAATCAAGAATGTCCGGCTTGCAATGGAAAAATTGAATTATCATCCGAACGCAGTCGCCAGATCACTGGTAAAAGGAAACAACAACTGCATAGGTATCATGTTACCGGACCTCATCATGCCGTTCTGGACGCAGATGGCTCATGAATTGGAGCATGCAGCCGCCAAGCACGGCTACAGCATCATCGTCACGTCAGCCCCGGGAAATGCTACTGACTATATCCGCGAATATGAGTATCTGACAAGGAACATACCCAACGGCATCATCACCTCCTATATAAAAGACACGGAAGATTACCTGCACAAATCGATGACTCCGACGGTAATCATCGGAAATGCTGATTGCCCCCCGTCTGTTTCCTCAAACGACAAGCAAGGCGGTCTGCTTGCAACCAGACATCTGATTGCAAAAGGATGCAAGAATCTCATACATATCAGCGGTGAACTGGAAATCAGCAAATCGGCAAATGATCGCTCATTCTCCTTCATACAGGAATGTGAAAGGAAACATATCAAGTACAAGATCTATCAGGTAACCGAAGCACAGCAGAAAATGCTGGATTTTGCAGGAGTCATCAGCGATATCTTCTTTGAGAACAATGATTTCGACGGTATATTCACCAGTAATGACATACTGGCAACCTACTGCATATCCACAGCATTGTCACTCGGCTACAGAATTCCTGAAGATATCCGTATCATCGGATACGACGATATCCTTGTCAGTGCACTGATCTACCCGTCATTGTCAACGATCCGCCAGAATTACCAGAAACTCGCAGAAACCGCAGTCGAGACCTTGATTGCAGTCATAGAGGGAAAGAAAGTCCCTCCCAAACAAATAATACCAGTAGAGTTGATCGAAAGAAAATCAACCTGA
- the gtfA gene encoding sucrose phosphorylase: MPQKLTNKIMLITYADCMGKDLKDLSYVLDHYLQDAVGGIHLLPFFPSSADRGFTPITYKEVDPAFGSWDDIQDLGENYYLMFDYMINHLSAESDIYKDFIKKKDNSVYKDFFIRYKDFWKHGGEPTQEEYEKLYKRKEVPYIEAEFADGTKEKLWTTFSDHQIDINQDSLAAKRFMKENLSFLAEHAAAVIRLDALGYASKREDTRCFFIEPEVWDILAECDKVLEPYDVTILPEVHEHYFLQKKLEERNYYTYDFQLPMLLLNAFYFGKTLYLKNWLKICPRKQFTTLDTHDGIGVVDARYLMPDEELLKTKRKVFEINPGISEVYVKSNMKIDFNTFDTYQINCTYFSALGEDEQKYFIARAVQFFTPGIPQVYYVGLFAGKNDFELYHRTAVNRDINRHYYSLEEIDQLSQASIVQRLNRLMKFRNSHPAFNGQFLLLLSDTQSLHMRWENDMDYADLSVDFISLECQITYSCKGKEKAFV, encoded by the coding sequence ATGCCACAGAAACTTACGAACAAGATTATGTTGATTACCTATGCTGACTGCATGGGTAAAGACCTCAAGGACCTTTCTTATGTTCTTGACCACTACCTGCAGGATGCGGTAGGCGGCATCCATCTGCTGCCATTCTTTCCTTCCTCTGCAGATAGAGGCTTCACGCCGATTACCTATAAGGAAGTTGACCCCGCTTTCGGCAGTTGGGATGACATACAGGACCTTGGGGAAAACTACTACCTGATGTTCGACTACATGATCAACCATCTGTCCGCAGAGAGTGATATATACAAGGATTTCATCAAGAAAAAGGATAATTCTGTCTACAAGGATTTCTTCATACGATATAAGGATTTCTGGAAACATGGCGGAGAACCGACCCAAGAGGAATATGAAAAGCTGTACAAAAGAAAGGAAGTGCCGTACATCGAGGCTGAATTTGCTGACGGAACAAAAGAAAAGCTCTGGACGACCTTCAGTGACCATCAGATAGACATCAATCAAGATTCCCTTGCAGCAAAACGTTTCATGAAGGAAAATCTATCATTCTTGGCAGAACATGCAGCGGCAGTCATCCGTCTTGATGCATTGGGATATGCATCCAAACGCGAAGATACACGATGTTTCTTCATCGAACCGGAAGTCTGGGACATCTTGGCTGAATGTGACAAGGTATTGGAACCGTATGACGTCACTATACTTCCCGAAGTCCATGAACACTATTTTCTGCAGAAAAAGCTTGAAGAAAGAAACTACTATACCTATGATTTCCAGCTTCCGATGCTATTGCTCAATGCTTTCTACTTCGGTAAGACCCTTTACCTCAAGAACTGGCTGAAGATCTGCCCAAGGAAGCAATTCACCACATTGGATACACATGACGGCATCGGTGTCGTCGATGCACGTTACCTGATGCCGGATGAGGAACTGCTCAAGACAAAACGCAAGGTATTCGAGATAAATCCTGGCATATCCGAGGTATATGTCAAATCGAACATGAAAATAGACTTCAATACTTTTGATACCTACCAAATCAACTGTACATATTTCTCGGCATTAGGCGAAGATGAACAGAAGTATTTCATTGCAAGGGCCGTACAGTTCTTCACTCCTGGTATTCCACAAGTCTACTATGTAGGTCTTTTTGCCGGTAAGAATGATTTTGAACTGTATCATAGGACAGCAGTAAACAGAGACATCAACAGGCATTATTATTCTCTTGAAGAAATAGACCAGCTGTCTCAGGCCTCTATCGTACAGCGACTTAACAGGCTGATGAAATTCAGGAATTCACATCCGGCTTTCAACGGCCAGTTCCTCCTATTGCTTTCCGATACCCAAAGCCTGCACATGCGTTGGGAAAATGATATGGACTATGCAGACTTATCAGTAGATTTTATCAGTCTTGAATGCCAAATAACCTATTCTTGCAAAGGCAAGGAAAAGGCATTTGTATAA